In a single window of the Solea senegalensis isolate Sse05_10M linkage group LG1, IFAPA_SoseM_1, whole genome shotgun sequence genome:
- the eif1axb gene encoding eukaryotic translation initiation factor 1A X-linked b: protein MPKNKGKGGKNRRRGKNENESEKRELVFKEDGQEYAQVIKMLGNGRLEAMCFDGTKRLCHIRGKLRKKVWINTSDIILVGLRDYQDNKADVILKYNPDEARSLKVYGELPEHAKLDLDTLGNVDDDVQFDDDCDVDDDDDIEEI, encoded by the exons ATGCCCAAGAATAAAG gTAAAGGAGGAAAGAATCGGCGACGTGGAAAGAACGAGAATGAGTCTGAGAAGAGAGAGCTGGTGTTCAAAGAAGACGGACAAG AATACGCTCAGGTGATTAAAATGTTGGGGAATGGCCGTTTGGAGGCCATGTGTTTCGACGGCACCAAGCGACTGTGCCACATCAGAGGAAAACTCCGGAAAAAG gtTTGGATTAACACGTCAGACATCATCCTGGTGGGACTGAGAGATTACCAG GACAACAAAGCTGACGTCATCCTCAAGTACAACCCAGACGAGGCTCGTAGTTTGAAAGTGTACGGAGAGCTGCCTGAGCACG CCAAACTGGACTTGGACACTCTGGGCAACGTCGATGACGACGTGCAGTTTGACGACGATTGTGACgttgatgatgacgacgacatTGAGGAG aTCTAA